CGGTGCGAGGACGGCCGCCCGTCCGAAGCGTGAGGAGGCGCCCTGGGCGGGGCGGGTCAGCCGGCGGCGACGAGGCCGTACAGCCAGAGGCTGTTGACCCGGCTGCGCTCGGTGGTGTTCGGGTACGGGTTGGTGCAGGAGGTGCCGGGGCCGCCGCCGGACATCAGCTCGCTGCACGGGCCGGAGTAGTGGTCGGGCAGCCCGGTCTCGTGGGCGATGACGCGCAGCGAGCTGTACTGCCGGTTCTGCGCGTAGTCGAGGAAGATGTAGCCGCGGCCGTGGCCGTCGGTGGAGGCGTAGGAGCCGCGGGAGTCGTTGCCCTCGTAGTAGCGGAAGTCGGCGTTGGTGCCGGAGCGCAGCTGGACGTTGCTCACCGAGGAGTTCCAGATCTGCGCGCTCTGCGAGATGGTGGTGCGGAAGGACGGGGCCTGGCTGGCGTCGTAGGTGACGGCCACCAACCAGCGCAACGAGTCGATCGCCCGACTGCTGGACAGCTACGGCGCCCTCGCCCGCGACCCGGTCGCCACCACCGACCTCTACACCCGCCAGTGCTCGTTGGCGGTCTGCGTCCGCGACCTCGCGGTGATGGGCGCGACCCTGGCCAACGGCGGCGTCAACCCGGTCACCGGCGAGCGGGTGGTCGGCGCCGGGGTCTGCCGCGACACCCTCGCCGCCCTGGTCGCCGCCGGCCTGTACGAGCGCAGCGGCGACTGGCTCTACGAGGTCGGGATGCCCGGCAAGAGCGGCGTCTCCGGCGGCATCGTCACCGTCGCCCCGGGCAAGGGCTCCATCGCGGTGTTCTCCCCCCGACTGGACGACGCGGGCAACAGCGTCCGCGGCCAGCGCGTCACCCACCACCTCTCCGGCGCCCTCGGCCTCGACCTCTTCGCCTCCCACCGCCCACCCGGGCACCGCACGCTGAACACCGCCCCCGGCGGCGGGACGTCCGGCGGGCCCGTTCGATGCGCACGTCGGATCAGCACGGGAGCGGGGGCCGGCCCGAAAGGGGTTGATATAGAGCGGACTCCAACTCCTAGGGTGTCCGACGGCGCACCCCGCGGCGGGCCGACAAAAGGAGCCTGATCATGCGTTACCGGATTCTCGGCGGCACCGGCATCGAGGTGAGCGCGTACTGCCTGGGCACGATGATGCTCGGTGCGGTCGGCAACCCGGACCACCGCGAGGGCGTGCGGCTCGTGCACACCGCGCTGGACGCCGGGATCAACTTCGTCGACACCGCCGACATGTACTCGGCGGGCGAGTCCGAGGAGATCGTCGGCGAGGCCCTGCAGGGGCGGCGGGACGACGTGGTGCTGGCCACCAAGGTGCACTTCCCGATGGGCGAGGGGCCCAACCGGGGCGGCAACTCGCGGCGCTGGATCCTGCGGGCGGTGGAGGACAGCCTGCGGCGGCTGCGCACCGACCGGATCGACCTCTACCAGGTGCACCGGCCCGACCACCGCACCGACGTCGAGGAGACCCTGTCGGTGCTGGGCGACCTCGTCCGGGCGGGCAAGATCCAGGCGTTCGGCTGCTCGACCTTCCCGGCCGAGGAGATCGTCGAGGCGCACGGGGTCGCGGAGCGCCGGGCGCTGCCCCGGTTCCGCACCGAGCAGCCGCCGTACTCGCTGCTGGCCCGGGGCGTGGAGTCCTCGGTGCTGCCGGTGGCCCGCCGCCACGGCATGGGCGTGCTGACCTGGGCGCCGCTCGCCTCGGGCTTCCTGACCGGCCGTTACCGCCGGGGCGGCGCGGTCGACCTGAGCAGCGGACGGGCCGCGCTGACCCCGCACCGCTTCGACCCGGCGCTGCCGGAGAACGTCCGCAAGCTGGAGGCGGTCGAGCGGTTCGTCGAGCTGGCCGACGGGATCGGCTGCACGCTGCCCGAACTCGCCGTCGCCTTCCCGCTCGCCCACCCGGCCGTCACCTCGGTGATCCTCGGGCCCCGGACGGTCGACCAGCTGACCGGCCTGCTGAAGGGCGCCGCGCTCACCCTGGACGACGCCGTCCTGGACCGGATCGACGGGATCGTCCCGCCCGGCACCGACCTCTACCGGCCGGACGGCGCCTGGCGCTCCCCGCACCTCGACCCGGCCGCCCGCCGCCGCCCGGCCGCCGAGCGGGCCGCCGCCGACGACGGGGACGCCTGAGGGCCGGGGGCGGGTGGCAGGATCGGCCCGCGCCCGCTGGACGCCGCCGAGCGCGCGGTGCTGGAGCACCTGCTCTCGGCGGACTTCCCGGGCGCGGCCGGGCTGCGGGCCGGGCTGGACGAGGTCGAGGTGCTCGGGGCGTGGTTCCCCGGTTCGCTCAGCGTCGACCTGGCCCGGCCCGGCCACCGCCCCACCGGGTCCCGCTCGTGGCTGCTCCCGGTGGGCGGCGAGGTGCGCGACGCCGCGGGCGGGTACACCGGCGAGTTCCTGCTGTGGGCCGACGAGGACGGCCTGAGCGCGCTGGAGTACGCCTGGGTGACGGACGACATGCCGACCGTCCTGCCGCCGGTGGAACTGGTCCGGCTGGTCCGGGGCCCGGCGGGGCCGCCCTGACCGGCCGCTCGGGACAACCGGGGCGGCGAGGGCGGCCGGGGCGGTCAGGCCGGTCAGGACGGCAGGCGGCCTTGCAGGGTGCGGGACAACTCGGCGATGCAGTCCGCGAGTTGGCGGTCGGAGAGCCGCGCCGGGTCGCCGCCGCAGTCCGTGGCCGGAGCCGCCGGGTCGGTGGGCTGCGGGGTGGGCGTCGTGGTGGGTTCGGGCTGCGGCTGGCCGCCCGGCGGGGTGATCCGGCCGTGCAGGGAGACCAGGTTGGGGGTGACGGTGGCGTCCCCGGAGAGGTCGATGTAGTCCTGGGTCTGGCCGTTGAAGTCGACGAAGCCGCGCCACATGTCGTGCCCGAACGGGACGATCTCCTGGAGGGCGCCGTTCTCGCCGACGCTGATGCTGATCGAGGTCTGCTGGGCCATGTAGGAGACCATCCGGCTGGCCAGCACGTCCAGGTTGACGGAGGGCGCGTCGTCGGCGCGGACGTACACGTGCAGGTCGTTGAGGCCGTCGCCGACCCGGTCGGCCTGGAGGACGGCGAAGGCGACGACCAGCTGGGAGGAACTCTCCCGGGGCACCAGCGGCGTCACGTAGTACAGGTGCCCGTCGGCCTTGGAGCGGAGCAGGAACTCGCCGGGGTTGGCGGCGTTGGCGGCGGCCGAGGTGTGGTCGTAGCCGAAGTTCCGGTCGTCCTTGGCGCCGCGGCCGCCGAGCCACTGCACCTCGTGGATCTGGGAGCGGACCACCGAGGCCGGGTAGACCGCGCCGGGCAGGTCGCCGGGGGCGGCGGCGGGCCGGTAGTCGATGTCGGGGCGGCCGTCGGCGGAGCCCTTGAGCACCAGGACGCCGGCCGGGGCGAGGACGGTGCGCTGCTTCCAACCGGTCTGCCGGGCCACCGAGATGACGACGACGGGCTGCGCGGTGCGGGGGTCGGGGCCGTCGCAGTAGCCCCAGACGTCCTGGTCGCTGTAGACCAGGTCGGGGTGGCGCTCGGCGAGCAGGTTGCGCAGGCTGACCGCGCCGGTGCCGCCGAACGCCCGGTCGAAGGCGTGCTCGCCGCGGAAGCCGCAGGTGGCCACCGAGTTGGTGCCGCCGTCCCAGACCGCGACGCCCTCCATCGGCTGCTCGCCGGAGCCGTCGAGCACCGCCGTCCACACCCCGGCGCCGCCGGCCCCGGCGGTGGGCAGGTAGTGCAGGCTGTGGCCGAGCAGGTGAATGCCGGAGGTGAGGCCCGCGCTGTCGGTGAGCGCCTTGGTGGCGGCCGCGTAGGAGGCGGTGCGGGCCTCGAAGTCGAAGTCCGGCATCGGGGCGGTCTTGACGCAGGCCGGGACGTCCGAGGTGCCGACCAGGTCGCAGCGGGTGCCGTCGCCCGGGCGGCTGTGCTCGGTGACCGGCAGCACCGAGCGCGGGGTGGCGGCGCCGCCCGCCGGAACGTCGAGCACGGTGGCACGGGCGTAGAAGCGGCCCGCGTCCTTGTCGTCGTCCCACAGGCCGGTGCCGGCCCGCAGCAGCGAACCGGCCACGGCGAGCACCACGCCGGCCGTGACCAGGCGGGCGCGCCAGTCCCGGGGGCCCGCGCCGGACTCGTCCGCGACGTACCAGACCGCGACGATGCTGCCGGCGAAGCCGATCGCCACGCAGATCCAGAACAGCGGCGCGGCGTCCAGCAGGCCGCCGCGCGGGAAGAACTGGCGCTCGATCAGCAGCCGGTAGCTCTGGTCCTGCTGGCCGAACCCGCCGAAGACGAGGTGCTTGACGCACCAGACCAGGAAGGCCAGCAGCGGCAGCCACAGCCACCAGGCGGCCAGGGCCAGCAGGGCGTCCCGCAGCAGTTTGCGGACCAGCGTACGGACCATGAGCGCTCCCCCGTTCCCGGCCCGCCCCCGCAGGCCCCGGCCGTGTCCTTCCCGTCGCGCCCGCCCGGCAAGCGTGCGGGCGGGCGCGGCGGCCATCGCGGGTGAAGCATGGCACGACGGTCCGTCAGTGCGGCGTGGCGGCCTCCCGCAGGGTGCGGGAGAGCTCGCCGCGCAGCCGGGCGAACTCGGGGGTGCCGCGCAGCGCGGCCGGGTCGGTCGCGGCGTCGCGGGGCAGGTCGACGGGCAGGTCGGCGACCACCCGGCCGGGGTCGGCGGCCATCACCAGGACGCGGGAGCCGAGCAGCACCGCCTCGTCCACGGAGTGGGTGACGAACAGGACGGCGGTGCCGGACCGGGCGGTGAGGGTGCGCAGTTCCTCCTGGAGGCGTTCGCGGGTGAGCGCGTCCAGGGCGGCGAACGGCTCGTCGAGCAGCAGCAGCCGGGGCCGCCCGGCCAGCGCCCGGGCGATGGCGACCCGCTGCTGCTGGCCGCCGGACAGCTCCCAGGTGCGCCGCCCGGCGTAGCCGGACAGGCCGACCAGGTCGAGCAACTCGGCGGTGCGGGCGGCCCGTTCGGCGCGCGGCAGGCCGTGCCGGGCGAGCGCGAAGGCCAGGTTGCCGCCGACGGTGCGCCACGGGAACAGCCGCGGCTGCTGGAACACCAGCCCGGTGCCGTGCCCGGGCCGGGGCGGCGCGCCGTGCACCAGCGCCCGTCCCCCGGCGGCGGTCTCGAACCCGGCGACCACCCGCAGCAGGGTGGTCTTGCCGCAGCCGGACGGGCCGACCAGGACGGTGAACTCGCCCTCCCCGATGGTCAGCGAGACGTCCGAGACGGCGGTCACCGCCCGCCCGGCGCGCCGCCCGCGCGCCTGGTAGCGGACCGTGACGTCCACCAACTCGACGGCGGCGGAAGGCCGTTCATCGGCGGAAGGCCGTTCGGCGACGGAAGGCCGTTCGGCGCCCCCGGCCGGCCGAGCGCCCCCGGCCGGCCGTGCGCCCCCGGCCGGCGATGCGTCTCCGGTCGGCGGCGCGGCCTCAGCCGGCGGCACGGGCCAGCTCCTCGACGGCCAGCGCCTTGGCGAACACCGCGGCGTCGGGCACCGCGTCGATCTTCTGCTGGCCCTTCAGGAACACCGCGGCGTCGTGCAGGTTGTCGGCGAGCCTGCCGGGCGCGCCGGGCTTGCCCAGGTAGTCGGGCCCGGCCTGTTCGGCGGCGGTGAGCAGGACGAGCTGCTTGAGCTGGGCGAGCGCGTCGGCGGGGCTGAGGTTGAGCTCCTTGGCGATCGAGGCGGCGGCCTGCTCCGGGTCGTTCTTGGCGAGCTTGACGGCCTGGTCCTCGGCCTTCAGCCAGGCGGTGACGATCTCGGGGTGGGCCTGGGCGAAGGCGTCGGTGACCACGCCGAGGTCGGCGGTGCGCTTGCCCTGCTCGGCGAGCTGGCGGCTGGTCACCAGCACCTTGCCGTCCTTCTCCAGCTCGGTGAGGGTGGGCGTCCAGGTGTAGGCGGCGTCGATGTCGCCGCGCTTCCAGGCGGCCAGCGCGTCCTGCGGCTGGAGGTCGATGACGTTGACCTTCGCCGGGTCGACACCGGCCGCCTGGAGGGCGGCGAGCAGCGAGTAGTGCGAGGTGGAGCCGAACGGGGTGGCGACCTTCTTCCCGACCAGCTGCTCGACCGAGGTGATGCCGCCGCGGGCGACCAGGGCCTCGTTCTCGCCGATCAGGTCGTGCACCCAGAGCACCTTGTACGGGATGTTCAGCGGCGCGGACAGGCCCTTGGTGACGGGACTGGAGCCGGCCAGGCCGAGGTCGACCGAGCCGGCCAGCACGGCGGTGTTGACGTCGCCGCCGGAGTCGAACTTCACCCACTTGACGTCGGCGTCGGGCAGCGCCTGCTCCAGCAGCCGCTTGTCCTTCACCACCAGGTCGGCGTTGGGTATCTCCTGGTAGGCGATCCGGACGGTGGTTCTGCCCTTGCCGCCGGATCCGCCCGATCCGGAACTGGAGCAGGCGGCGGTGGCGGTCAGCAGGACGGCGGCGGCAGCGGTGGCGGCGGCGCGCAGGGCGATGCGACGGTTCACGGTGGACTCCCTTGGTGCAGAGGTGGATTGACGGTGCGTCAGGATCGTCCGCGCCAGGGCACGGCGATCCGTTCGACGGCCTTGAGCAGGCCGTCCAGGACGATGCCGGACAGGCCGATGGTGATGATCCCGGCGAGCACGACGGCGGTCTGGTTGTAGCGCTGGGCGTCGCGGATCATGCCGCCGATGCCGGGCACGCCGTTGATGGTCTCGGCGGCCACCACCGAGGTGTAGGCGACGCCGACGGCGATCCGCACGCCGGTGAGGATCTCCGGCAGCGCGGCGGGCAGCACCACGCCGCCGAGCAGCGACCAGCGGCCCGCGCCGAGCGCCCGGGCGGCCTCCAGCAGGTCGCGGGGCACCCCGCGGACGGCGGCGGCGGTGGCGGCGGCGACCGGCGGCAGCGCGGCGATCAGCAGCAGCCAGACCTTGGGCGACTCGTCGATGCCGAACCAGATGACCAGCAGGCTCAGGTAGGCCAGCGGCGGCAGGGTGCGCAGGAAGGTGACGGCGGGCTCCAGCACCACGGCGACGGGCCGCAGGGTGCCGATCGCCAGGCCGAGCGCGGTGCCGAACAGGACGGCCCAGCCGGTGCCCTGGGCGATCCGGCGCAGGCTGGCGGCGAGGTGCTCGCCGAGCAGGTGGCCGCTGTATCCGCGGACGCCGTCGTGCACGGTGGAGGCCAGCACGAGCTGGTGCCACACCTCGCCCGGCGAGGGCACCAGCGCCCGCGGCCAGACCTGGAGCCGGACGACCAGCTGCCAGCCGGCCAGCAGCACGGCGAGCGCGAGGAGGCGCAGGGCCGTCCAGCGCAGCGCCTCGGCGAAGCGGGTGCGCGGGGCGCCGCCGGGAACGACCGCCGCCGCCGCGCTCACGCCGCACCCCGCTCGGCGTCCTGCTCGGCGTTCCGCTCGGCGTCCTGCTCGGCGTCCTGCTCGGCGACGAGCGCGCGCACCCGGGGGACGACCTCCTCGCCGATCCGGTACGCCTCCTCCAGGTGCGGGTAGCCGGAGAGGATGAACTCCCCGACGCCCAGGGCCCGGTACTCGGCGAGCCGGGCGGCGACCTCGTCGTGCGAGCCGACCAGGGCGGTGCCGGCACCCTCCCGGACCAGGCCGATCCCGGCCCACAGGTTGGGGGCGACCAGCAGGTCCCGGGCGGTGGCGGTGCCGCCGCCGTGCAGGGCGGTCATCCGGGCCTGGCCGGTGGAGTCCATGGCGGCGAACCGGGCCTGGCTGGCCCGGACGGCCGCCGGGTCGATGCCGGACAGGATCCGGTCGGCCTCGGCCCAGGCCTGCTCGGCGGTGTCGCGGCTGATCACGTGCAGCCGCAGCCCGTAGCGCAGCGCGCGGCCCTGCCCGGCGGCGATCGCGCGCAGCCGGGTGATCCGCTCGCCGATCGCGGACGGCGGTTCGCCCCACAGCAGTTGGACGTCGGCGCGGCGGGCGGCGACCTGTTCGGCGGCGGGCGAGGCGCCGCCGAAGTACAGCGGGACGGGGTGCTCGACCGCGGGGTCGACCAGCCCGGCGTCGGCGAGGTGCAGGTGCTCGCCGCGGTGGTCGACGCGCTTGCCGTCCAGCAGGTCGCGCAGCGCGGCCATCACCTCGTCGGTGCGGGCGTAGCGCTCGTCGTGGGCCAGGTGGTCGCCGTAGGCGCGCTGTTCGGCGGGGTCGCCGCCGGTGACCACGTTCAGCCGGAGCCGGCCGCCGGCCAACCGGCGGAAGGAGTCGGCCTGTTGGGCGAGCAGGGTGGGGCTGGCGAAGCCGGCCCGGAAGGCGACCAGGAAGCCGATCCGGCTGGTGTGCTGGGTGAGCGCGGTGGCCAGGATCCACGGGTCGACGCAGCCGAGGCCGACCGGCGCGAGCAGGGCGGTGAACCCGGCCTGCTCGGCGGCCCGGGCCACCTGCGCCAGGTAGCCGACGTCGGCGGGCCGGCGGGTCGCGGCGCCGGTGCGGCCCTGCACGGCGGTGACGCCGCCGGGGTCGCGGCCGTCGCCGCCGGTGGGCAGGAACCAGTGGAACACGGGGGTGCTGGCAGGCACGGGGGTCCTCTTCTCCGGGGGTGGCCGGGGCAGCGGGCGGTGCGGCGCGTCCGCCCCGCGCCCGGCCGCACCGGTCCGGAGCGCGGACGGGGTACGGGCGGTGCGGTGGCGGGCGCGGTGGCGGGGACGTACCGGCGGCGCCGCAGGCGGACGTACGGGCGTGCGGACGCGGGGGTGCGCGGGCCTACGGGCGGGGCCGGGGGGGTGCGGGCGCTCAGGCGCGGCGACAGGCAGCGGAACACACCCGGAGGAGGTCGATGTGACCCCGGGTGGTGAGGAATACGCGCTGCGACATGCGCCGGAAGCTACCACGTTCCGGCCGGTCGGGGTCAGGGACGGTCCGCATGCTGGTCACCGTGTCCACCTGGTGTCGGGTGCGCGGGTGCGGACGCGCCCACGCGCATTTCGGCGCAGGTCCGGTGACGTTCGGTCAGATATTCGGTGAACTGCGC
The window above is part of the Kitasatospora sp. NA04385 genome. Proteins encoded here:
- a CDS encoding ABC transporter substrate-binding protein, producing MNRRIALRAAATAAAAVLLTATAACSSSGSGGSGGKGRTTVRIAYQEIPNADLVVKDKRLLEQALPDADVKWVKFDSGGDVNTAVLAGSVDLGLAGSSPVTKGLSAPLNIPYKVLWVHDLIGENEALVARGGITSVEQLVGKKVATPFGSTSHYSLLAALQAAGVDPAKVNVIDLQPQDALAAWKRGDIDAAYTWTPTLTELEKDGKVLVTSRQLAEQGKRTADLGVVTDAFAQAHPEIVTAWLKAEDQAVKLAKNDPEQAAASIAKELNLSPADALAQLKQLVLLTAAEQAGPDYLGKPGAPGRLADNLHDAAVFLKGQQKIDAVPDAAVFAKALAVEELARAAG
- a CDS encoding ABC transporter permease translates to MLLAGWQLVVRLQVWPRALVPSPGEVWHQLVLASTVHDGVRGYSGHLLGEHLAASLRRIAQGTGWAVLFGTALGLAIGTLRPVAVVLEPAVTFLRTLPPLAYLSLLVIWFGIDESPKVWLLLIAALPPVAAATAAAVRGVPRDLLEAARALGAGRWSLLGGVVLPAALPEILTGVRIAVGVAYTSVVAAETINGVPGIGGMIRDAQRYNQTAVVLAGIITIGLSGIVLDGLLKAVERIAVPWRGRS
- a CDS encoding aldo/keto reductase — translated: MRYRILGGTGIEVSAYCLGTMMLGAVGNPDHREGVRLVHTALDAGINFVDTADMYSAGESEEIVGEALQGRRDDVVLATKVHFPMGEGPNRGGNSRRWILRAVEDSLRRLRTDRIDLYQVHRPDHRTDVEETLSVLGDLVRAGKIQAFGCSTFPAEEIVEAHGVAERRALPRFRTEQPPYSLLARGVESSVLPVARRHGMGVLTWAPLASGFLTGRYRRGGAVDLSSGRAALTPHRFDPALPENVRKLEAVERFVELADGIGCTLPELAVAFPLAHPAVTSVILGPRTVDQLTGLLKGAALTLDDAVLDRIDGIVPPGTDLYRPDGAWRSPHLDPAARRRPAAERAAADDGDA
- a CDS encoding LLM class flavin-dependent oxidoreductase; translation: MPASTPVFHWFLPTGGDGRDPGGVTAVQGRTGAATRRPADVGYLAQVARAAEQAGFTALLAPVGLGCVDPWILATALTQHTSRIGFLVAFRAGFASPTLLAQQADSFRRLAGGRLRLNVVTGGDPAEQRAYGDHLAHDERYARTDEVMAALRDLLDGKRVDHRGEHLHLADAGLVDPAVEHPVPLYFGGASPAAEQVAARRADVQLLWGEPPSAIGERITRLRAIAAGQGRALRYGLRLHVISRDTAEQAWAEADRILSGIDPAAVRASQARFAAMDSTGQARMTALHGGGTATARDLLVAPNLWAGIGLVREGAGTALVGSHDEVAARLAEYRALGVGEFILSGYPHLEEAYRIGEEVVPRVRALVAEQDAEQDAERNAEQDAERGAA
- a CDS encoding ABC transporter ATP-binding protein, translating into MDVTVRYQARGRRAGRAVTAVSDVSLTIGEGEFTVLVGPSGCGKTTLLRVVAGFETAAGGRALVHGAPPRPGHGTGLVFQQPRLFPWRTVGGNLAFALARHGLPRAERAARTAELLDLVGLSGYAGRRTWELSGGQQQRVAIARALAGRPRLLLLDEPFAALDALTRERLQEELRTLTARSGTAVLFVTHSVDEAVLLGSRVLVMAADPGRVVADLPVDLPRDAATDPAALRGTPEFARLRGELSRTLREAATPH